From a region of the Primulina eburnea isolate SZY01 chromosome 7, ASM2296580v1, whole genome shotgun sequence genome:
- the LOC140836270 gene encoding uncharacterized protein isoform X2 produces the protein MAIPSSHIIPVAEVNLFGPNSPPLRFQFSQISSARRCPFIITLSYKSRSGNTVDSEKKREFLEQYGLNPDDYLTKQTSKIKRREQGKTGNGKEISVEEEPRPSRETHKLLQVLGGTARRKKLLSPKGIDVRPMMEVVKAATFSILQAAGGSPQYLRPGRWLDLYSGTGSVGIEAMSRGCSEVHFVEMDPWVISNVLRPNLESTGFLDVSVIHTVRVETFFRNAERFVGKDGVFDYISVTPPYMLVDYSVLMDQISQSSLVGENTFIVVEYPLRTDMLDSCGHLVKIADRRFGRTHLAIYGPTWAQKKSKPRS, from the exons ATGGCGattccttcatctcatataaTTCCAGTTGCCGAAGTTAATTTGTTTGGCCCCAATTCTCCTCCTCTCAGATTTCAATTCTCCCAAATCAGCAGCGCTCGCCGCTGTCCATTCATAATTACCTTATCTTACA AATCAAGGAGTGGAAACACTGTTGACAGTGAGAAGAAGAGAGAATTTCTTGAACAGTACGGACTTAATCCTGATGATTATTTGACCAAACAAACTTCAaag ATTAAGAGAAGGGAGCAGGGAAAAACAGGAAATGGAAAGGAAATATCTGTAGAGGAGGAGCCTAGGCCCTCCCGGGAGACTCACAAGTTGCTTCAG GTTCTTGGAGGAACAGCTCGTAGAAAAAAGTTGCTCTCACCAAAGGGTATAGATGTGCGGCCAATGATGGAAGTTGTAAAGGCAGCAACTTTCAGTATATTGCAG GCAGCTGGAGGCTCTCCTCAATATCTGAGGCCTGGACGATGGTTAGACTTGTATAGTGGTACCGGATCTGTTGGGATTGAAGCTATGAGCAGAGGTTGCTCTGAG GTGCACTTCGTGGAAATGGATCCTTGGGTTATCTCGAATGTTCTCCGACCAAATTTAGAATCAACTGGTTTTCTTGACGTATCAGTCATTCATACTGTCCGCGTAGAAACCTTTTTTCGAAATGCAGAACGATTTGTAG GTAAAGATGGAGTCTTTGATTACATTAGCGTTACTCCTCCGTATATGCTTGTTGATTATTCAGTCTTGATGGATCAAATTTCTCAATCATCTCTAGTTGGAGAGAATACCTTCATA GTGGTTGAGTATCCTTTGAGAACCGACATGTTGGATTCATGTGGGCACTTGGTAAAG ATAGCTGATCGGAGGTTTGGGAGAACACATCTGGCCATATATGGCCCAACATGGGCACAAAAGAAGAGCAAGCCCCGCTCATGA
- the LOC140836270 gene encoding uncharacterized protein isoform X1 has translation MAIPSSHIIPVAEVNLFGPNSPPLRFQFSQISSARRCPFIITLSYKSRSGNTVDSEKKREFLEQYGLNPDDYLTKQTSKIKRREQGKTGNGKEISVEEEPRPSRETHKLLQVLGGTARRKKLLSPKGIDVRPMMEVVKAATFSILQAAGGSPQYLRPGRWLDLYSGTGSVGIEAMSRGCSEVHFVEMDPWVISNVLRPNLESTGFLDVSVIHTVRVETFFRNAERFVVTAGKDGVFDYISVTPPYMLVDYSVLMDQISQSSLVGENTFIVVEYPLRTDMLDSCGHLVKIADRRFGRTHLAIYGPTWAQKKSKPRS, from the exons ATGGCGattccttcatctcatataaTTCCAGTTGCCGAAGTTAATTTGTTTGGCCCCAATTCTCCTCCTCTCAGATTTCAATTCTCCCAAATCAGCAGCGCTCGCCGCTGTCCATTCATAATTACCTTATCTTACA AATCAAGGAGTGGAAACACTGTTGACAGTGAGAAGAAGAGAGAATTTCTTGAACAGTACGGACTTAATCCTGATGATTATTTGACCAAACAAACTTCAaag ATTAAGAGAAGGGAGCAGGGAAAAACAGGAAATGGAAAGGAAATATCTGTAGAGGAGGAGCCTAGGCCCTCCCGGGAGACTCACAAGTTGCTTCAG GTTCTTGGAGGAACAGCTCGTAGAAAAAAGTTGCTCTCACCAAAGGGTATAGATGTGCGGCCAATGATGGAAGTTGTAAAGGCAGCAACTTTCAGTATATTGCAG GCAGCTGGAGGCTCTCCTCAATATCTGAGGCCTGGACGATGGTTAGACTTGTATAGTGGTACCGGATCTGTTGGGATTGAAGCTATGAGCAGAGGTTGCTCTGAG GTGCACTTCGTGGAAATGGATCCTTGGGTTATCTCGAATGTTCTCCGACCAAATTTAGAATCAACTGGTTTTCTTGACGTATCAGTCATTCATACTGTCCGCGTAGAAACCTTTTTTCGAAATGCAGAACGATTTGTAG TAACTGCAGGTAAAGATGGAGTCTTTGATTACATTAGCGTTACTCCTCCGTATATGCTTGTTGATTATTCAGTCTTGATGGATCAAATTTCTCAATCATCTCTAGTTGGAGAGAATACCTTCATA GTGGTTGAGTATCCTTTGAGAACCGACATGTTGGATTCATGTGGGCACTTGGTAAAG ATAGCTGATCGGAGGTTTGGGAGAACACATCTGGCCATATATGGCCCAACATGGGCACAAAAGAAGAGCAAGCCCCGCTCATGA